From one Gemella morbillorum genomic stretch:
- a CDS encoding DUF961 family protein yields the protein MRFNKIVVDVEKMLGNLKFTKSRSKDRYGFPGQKEYIVTLYSDKVGETFDVVFLKEVNFEPDTPVELVGEVTLKVSAVELKQGELERIDLLHKISAEDIKRKGSAVVGNDKK from the coding sequence ATGAGATTTAATAAAATAGTAGTTGATGTAGAAAAGATGTTAGGTAATTTAAAATTTACAAAATCACGTTCAAAAGATAGATACGGATTTCCAGGTCAAAAAGAGTATATAGTAACTTTATATTCTGATAAAGTAGGGGAAACTTTTGACGTTGTTTTCTTAAAAGAAGTTAATTTTGAGCCTGATACACCAGTTGAATTAGTTGGTGAAGTAACATTAAAAGTATCAGCAGTAGAATTAAAACAAGGTGAATTAGAAAGAATCGACCTTTTACATAAAATTTCTGCTGAAGATATTAAGCGTAAAGGTTCAGCAGTAGTTGGAAATGATAAAAAGTAA
- the thiD gene encoding bifunctional hydroxymethylpyrimidine kinase/phosphomethylpyrimidine kinase — protein MTKLNIALTIAGTDPTGGAGIMADLKSFQAREVYGMAVVTSVVAQNTLGVQMIRNLELDVLEAQLKSVFDDIMPNSIKTGMIANTDMMKLIKRYLPKDVPYVVDPVMVATSGDKLIDDVARKHLKEEILPLATIITPNVPEAEEIVDFKIVTEDDVNRAGKFIIDEVGCKSVVIKGGHLTGEAKDYLFLNDGTKKVWTSERFKTNHTHGTGCTFSAVITAELAKGKSIVEAVDIGKKFITAAIKNTPGIGHGNGPVNHIVFKGDL, from the coding sequence ATGACAAAACTAAATATTGCTTTAACTATCGCTGGGACTGATCCAACGGGTGGAGCTGGTATTATGGCTGATTTAAAAAGTTTTCAAGCTCGTGAAGTTTACGGTATGGCTGTAGTTACTAGTGTAGTTGCTCAAAACACTTTAGGTGTTCAAATGATAAGAAACTTAGAATTAGATGTATTAGAAGCACAATTAAAAAGTGTATTTGATGATATAATGCCTAATAGTATAAAAACTGGAATGATAGCAAATACTGATATGATGAAATTAATTAAGAGATATTTACCTAAAGATGTTCCTTATGTTGTTGATCCAGTAATGGTTGCGACAAGTGGAGATAAATTGATAGATGATGTCGCTAGAAAACATCTAAAAGAAGAGATACTACCACTTGCTACTATTATTACACCGAATGTACCAGAAGCAGAAGAAATAGTTGATTTTAAAATAGTAACTGAAGACGATGTAAATCGAGCAGGGAAGTTTATTATCGATGAAGTTGGATGTAAGTCTGTAGTTATAAAAGGTGGACATCTAACAGGTGAAGCGAAAGATTATTTGTTCTTGAATGATGGTACTAAGAAAGTATGGACTAGTGAAAGATTTAAAACTAATCATACACATGGAACAGGATGTACATTCTCAGCTGTTATTACCGCTGAATTAGCAAAGGGAAAAAGTATAGTTGAAGCTGTAGATATTGGGAAAAAATTTATTACTGCAGCGATTAAAAATACACCGGGAATAGGTCATGGTAATGGACCTGTAAATCATATTGTGTTTAAAGGAGATTTATAA
- the thiE gene encoding thiamine phosphate synthase, protein MFNKELLKLYFICGTTTCLGKDLYTVVEDALKGGITLFQFREKGKGALEGKEKVELAVKIQDLCKKYNVPFIVNDDIELALEIDADGVHVGQGDGNIEKIRKLLPDKIIGLSVGNEEELRESKIEFVDYIGVGPVHSTISKNDAGGDIGYKGLKKMRKLAPEIPIVAIGGIKKEDIKNIAAIGVEGVSIISAISYSESIKQTVEQMINEYKNYVE, encoded by the coding sequence ATGTTTAATAAAGAACTATTAAAATTATATTTTATTTGTGGAACGACTACTTGCTTAGGTAAGGATTTATATACAGTTGTTGAAGATGCTTTAAAAGGTGGTATAACTTTATTTCAATTTCGAGAAAAAGGTAAAGGTGCTTTAGAAGGTAAAGAAAAAGTAGAACTAGCAGTAAAAATTCAGGATTTATGTAAAAAATACAATGTACCGTTTATCGTAAATGATGATATAGAGTTAGCATTAGAAATAGATGCTGATGGGGTTCACGTTGGTCAGGGAGATGGAAATATTGAAAAAATTAGAAAGTTACTTCCGGATAAAATAATAGGTTTATCAGTTGGAAATGAAGAGGAGCTAAGAGAATCTAAAATAGAATTTGTAGATTATATAGGAGTTGGGCCTGTTCATAGTACTATCTCAAAAAATGATGCGGGGGGAGATATAGGTTATAAAGGGTTAAAAAAAATGCGTAAATTAGCTCCTGAGATACCCATAGTCGCAATAGGGGGGATAAAAAAAGAAGATATTAAAAATATAGCAGCTATCGGAGTAGAAGGAGTATCTATTATTTCAGCAATTTCTTATTCAGAGAGTATAAAACAAACAGTAGAGCAGATGATTAATGAATATAAAAATTATGTGGAATAA
- a CDS encoding replication initiation factor domain-containing protein, whose translation MKNYITISECDDFCSFIDYKISKIGLRKLIDRSNLSTKKENNIIFVDRLEFVELILKKRYEKTKKTVKSKVVDITDKVNDNLFIGLDWFQCTFYAMRKSYFEKRDVINMFSTLLRISENDIVYSEKRFYNYKFCLEYKGINLFFGDESYNHCNLQITGEGCRLLDELLFEKEEDYFDFFDTVIAYKGKITRLDIAIDDFSPLFELEELEKKIREHNELIVTKFQSFNFMHETKNGVSKGMTIYCGSKKSNLFLRFYKKGIQLQQENEEIDLNFNRFEIVMRDDKANSFFKQISKSKRLKEKSVSVLNSYFSVFETEEKLKYWDKWEQLIQGSMKFKFENVKKQKTIERKKSFLITQASTSLALVLQADQEAKEKGLLNKDYDTIGEIVSFAKINEKEKEKLIEDYINKKQKVIENLY comes from the coding sequence ATGAAAAATTATATTACAATTTCTGAATGTGATGATTTTTGTAGTTTTATAGATTATAAAATTTCAAAAATCGGACTTAGAAAATTAATTGATAGGTCTAATCTATCAACTAAGAAAGAAAATAATATAATTTTTGTTGATAGATTAGAGTTTGTAGAATTAATACTAAAAAAAAGATATGAAAAAACTAAAAAAACAGTAAAATCTAAAGTAGTAGATATAACTGATAAAGTGAATGATAATCTTTTTATAGGTTTGGATTGGTTTCAATGTACATTTTATGCAATGAGAAAAAGTTATTTTGAAAAAAGAGATGTTATTAATATGTTTTCTACATTATTAAGAATAAGTGAAAATGACATAGTATATTCTGAAAAAAGATTTTATAATTATAAGTTTTGTTTAGAATATAAAGGAATTAATTTATTTTTTGGTGATGAAAGTTATAATCATTGTAATTTACAAATAACTGGTGAGGGTTGCAGGCTTTTAGATGAATTATTATTTGAAAAGGAAGAAGATTATTTTGATTTCTTTGATACAGTAATAGCTTATAAAGGTAAAATTACTCGGTTAGATATTGCTATTGATGATTTTTCACCTTTATTTGAACTAGAAGAGTTAGAAAAAAAAATACGTGAACATAATGAGTTAATTGTTACAAAATTTCAGAGTTTTAATTTTATGCATGAAACAAAAAATGGAGTTTCAAAAGGAATGACTATTTATTGTGGAAGTAAGAAAAGTAATTTGTTTTTACGTTTTTATAAAAAAGGAATACAATTACAACAAGAAAATGAAGAAATTGATTTAAACTTTAACAGGTTTGAAATAGTAATGAGAGATGATAAAGCAAATTCATTTTTTAAGCAAATTTCAAAGTCAAAACGATTAAAAGAAAAATCAGTATCGGTATTAAATAGTTATTTTTCAGTATTTGAAACAGAGGAAAAATTAAAATATTGGGATAAATGGGAACAGTTGATTCAAGGTTCAATGAAATTTAAGTTTGAAAATGTTAAGAAACAAAAAACAATAGAAAGAAAAAAATCATTTTTAATAACACAAGCCTCTACTTCTTTAGCGTTAGTTCTGCAAGCTGATCAAGAAGCTAAAGAAAAAGGATTGTTAAATAAAGATTATGATACGATAGGCGAAATAGTATCTTTCGCAAAAATTAATGAAAAGGAAAAGGAAAAGTTAATAGAAGATTACATAAACAAAAAACAAAAAGTTATAGAAAATTTATATTAA
- the thiM gene encoding hydroxyethylthiazole kinase, whose protein sequence is MTSLKLLKEKAPLVICITNDVVKNFTANGLVALGASPAMSEYKKDLVDLLRYAGGLLINIGTLTDENWKLYQDALKIAEEYNVPAVLDPVACGAGEYRKKVAQDLITNYKLSAIRGNAGEIASLVGINVASKGVDSAGVDNIDEIALAANEKFNIPIIVTGEVDAIAVNGEVVTIHNGTAMMPKVIGTGCLLGAVLASFIGLEKGQELKSLETAMLAYNIAGEMAEKRPNGHLPGTFKVEFINALYEVTDKDIETFKKVK, encoded by the coding sequence ATGACCAGTTTAAAATTATTAAAAGAAAAAGCACCATTAGTGATTTGTATAACTAATGATGTAGTGAAAAATTTCACAGCAAATGGATTAGTAGCATTAGGTGCTTCACCAGCTATGAGTGAATATAAAAAAGATTTGGTAGATTTACTAAGATATGCAGGTGGACTTTTAATAAACATAGGGACGTTGACAGATGAAAATTGGAAGTTATATCAAGATGCATTAAAAATTGCAGAAGAGTATAATGTACCAGCTGTATTAGATCCAGTTGCTTGTGGAGCTGGAGAATATAGAAAAAAAGTAGCTCAAGATTTAATTACTAATTATAAATTATCAGCTATAAGAGGAAATGCAGGAGAGATTGCATCTTTAGTTGGCATAAATGTAGCCTCTAAGGGAGTAGACAGTGCTGGAGTCGATAATATTGATGAAATTGCGTTAGCAGCAAATGAGAAATTTAATATTCCTATAATAGTGACTGGAGAAGTTGATGCTATTGCTGTTAACGGTGAGGTAGTGACTATCCATAACGGAACTGCAATGATGCCGAAAGTTATTGGAACAGGGTGCTTATTAGGAGCAGTTCTAGCAAGTTTCATAGGATTAGAAAAAGGACAAGAATTAAAATCTTTAGAAACAGCAATGTTAGCATATAATATTGCCGGGGAAATGGCAGAAAAGCGTCCTAATGGACATCTACCAGGAACGTTTAAAGTTGAATTTATTAATGCGTTATATGAAGTTACTGATAAAGATATAGAAACATTTAAAAAGGTGAAATAA
- a CDS encoding alpha/beta fold hydrolase — protein MKDIVLIHGTWCDGNVWGEFKNKLEELGLRVHTPSLRYHDLPYEEVEQKVGRVSLGEYTDDIVKLVESLEEPPLVLGHSLGGLIAQLVAEKTKVSGLILMGTAPAAGIFAFYPSMVICFYKHFLRWGFWKKPMPPYKHAFCDYCMNNQDSKDKELEFAKLVPESGFTYFQMALPFLDKQKGAYVDFNKIHEPVLVITGTDDRMVSPNIAKATAKRYKNSKLEIIQGSDHMYEAPKFRDVTVKIIDTWLEENSLKI, from the coding sequence ATGAAGGATATAGTATTAATTCATGGCACATGGTGTGACGGAAATGTTTGGGGAGAGTTCAAAAATAAATTAGAAGAATTAGGACTGCGTGTTCATACACCCTCATTACGCTATCATGATTTGCCTTATGAAGAAGTAGAACAAAAAGTGGGACGTGTAAGTTTAGGAGAATACACAGATGACATTGTAAAATTAGTAGAGAGTTTAGAAGAACCGCCCTTAGTATTAGGTCATTCCTTAGGTGGATTAATAGCACAACTTGTTGCTGAAAAAACAAAGGTTTCCGGTCTTATCTTAATGGGAACAGCTCCTGCTGCGGGAATATTTGCTTTTTATCCTAGTATGGTAATTTGTTTTTATAAACATTTCTTACGATGGGGATTTTGGAAAAAACCTATGCCACCGTATAAACATGCATTTTGTGATTATTGCATGAATAATCAAGATTCAAAAGACAAGGAGCTAGAGTTTGCAAAACTAGTTCCAGAATCAGGATTCACATATTTCCAAATGGCTTTACCTTTTTTAGACAAACAAAAAGGAGCATATGTTGATTTTAATAAGATACATGAACCAGTGCTTGTAATCACAGGAACTGATGATCGCATGGTTAGTCCGAACATTGCTAAAGCAACTGCAAAAAGATATAAAAATTCTAAACTAGAAATCATACAAGGTTCAGATCATATGTACGAAGCACCGAAGTTTCGGGATGTCACAGTGAAAATTATAGATACTTGGTTAGAAGAAAATTCATTAAAAATCTAA
- a CDS encoding prepilin peptidase: METYIYNIAILLIGLIFASATKCLVDSEEKRSFLTRRSQCSTCKKELNFLDLIPIVSYLFKLGRCSYCKSRIPFDIFLYEFFTLIVLIFYFIFNKYFIFLNLFYISILIYLIFIAIEDVRCLEVVDELFYIFLLLNIGLLIFNFHFFDIFEWSLLVVIYHVLYFITRGSLGYGDIKVFCVLVLNLNFFEGIYLFAFTFLYAGFFALGILVFKKVKRGTKISLVPFIALGYFSVLLIREGILW; encoded by the coding sequence ATGGAAACTTATATTTATAATATTGCTATTTTGCTGATAGGTCTTATTTTTGCTAGTGCAACTAAATGTCTAGTTGATAGTGAAGAAAAAAGAAGTTTTTTAACCAGACGAAGTCAATGTTCAACTTGTAAAAAAGAATTAAATTTTCTAGATTTAATTCCAATAGTAAGCTATTTATTTAAACTTGGACGATGTAGTTACTGCAAAAGTAGGATACCTTTTGATATCTTTTTATATGAATTTTTCACGTTAATTGTTTTAATTTTTTATTTTATTTTTAATAAGTATTTTATTTTTCTAAATTTATTTTATATTAGCATTCTAATATATCTAATATTTATAGCGATAGAAGATGTTAGATGTCTAGAAGTAGTAGATGAGTTATTTTATATTTTTTTGTTATTGAATATAGGATTATTAATCTTTAATTTTCATTTTTTTGATATTTTTGAATGGTCACTATTAGTTGTAATCTATCATGTTTTATACTTTATTACACGAGGAAGTCTAGGTTATGGAGACATAAAAGTTTTTTGCGTTTTAGTACTTAATCTAAATTTTTTTGAAGGGATATATTTATTTGCTTTTACATTTTTGTATGCAGGATTTTTTGCATTAGGGATACTTGTTTTTAAGAAAGTAAAACGAGGGACGAAAATTTCATTAGTACCATTTATAGCATTGGGTTATTTTAGCGTACTTTTAATAAGGGAGGGAATACTATGGTAA
- the radC gene encoding RadC family protein yields MVKGYMIKEFCKEDRPREKLKKYGAFSLSDKEVLAILLRTGTKNKNVIELASSILEDVGGITKLRETTFNELAKHKGIGEEKAIHILANIEFARRIYSTDIPDIKCNSPEVIARFLKSSLENLTQEFFIVLDIDTKGKILEKREVFKGSLAMSVVHPREVFKNAIKNSAASIVCVHNHPSGDPTPSIEDLLTTINLIEVGDVVGIEMLDHIVVAKEGYVSIRKILNYFNLENIDYKNKEVTREQLQFILKKYKVVNNF; encoded by the coding sequence ATGGTAAAAGGATATATGATAAAAGAATTTTGTAAAGAAGATAGACCACGCGAAAAGTTGAAAAAATATGGCGCATTTTCTTTAAGTGATAAGGAAGTTTTAGCTATTTTACTTAGAACAGGAACAAAAAATAAAAATGTTATTGAGCTAGCTTCATCAATATTAGAAGATGTTGGTGGTATAACAAAATTACGAGAAACAACGTTTAATGAACTTGCAAAACACAAAGGAATAGGAGAGGAGAAGGCGATTCATATTTTGGCAAATATTGAGTTTGCACGTCGTATTTACTCAACTGATATACCGGATATAAAGTGTAATAGTCCAGAAGTTATCGCAAGGTTTTTGAAATCATCATTGGAAAATTTGACGCAAGAGTTTTTTATTGTTTTAGATATAGATACTAAGGGGAAAATCTTAGAAAAAAGAGAAGTGTTTAAAGGAAGCCTAGCAATGTCAGTAGTGCACCCTCGAGAAGTTTTTAAGAATGCAATAAAAAATAGCGCAGCCAGTATCGTTTGTGTACATAATCATCCAAGCGGCGATCCTACACCTTCAATAGAAGATTTGCTGACAACTATTAATTTAATAGAAGTTGGCGATGTAGTAGGAATAGAAATGCTAGATCATATTGTAGTGGCTAAAGAAGGTTATGTTAGTATAAGGAAGATTTTAAACTATTTTAACTTAGAGAATATTGATTATAAAAATAAAGAAGTTACGAGGGAACAACTTCAATTTATTTTGAAGAAATATAAGGTAGTCAATAACTTTTAA
- the tenA gene encoding thiaminase II, which translates to MKLITEIMEEKALPIVDKIYNDGFIQGLVHANLSKEAVVHYLKADALYLDNFSDIYAMLLAKSNDKVEKNFFLGQINFVLNEEIAAHKNLADYVGEDYHEIIKGGEWYPSADHYIKHMYYNAFAFGMAETLSAMAPCPWIYKMVARKILANHNLAEDHPLKFWVEFYADGLVDEVLTEYYKIINREAEFMSEEGKARLVKNFLESCEHERRFFNMAYTQERWDLEV; encoded by the coding sequence ATGAAACTTATTACTGAAATTATGGAAGAGAAGGCATTGCCGATTGTTGATAAAATATATAATGATGGTTTTATTCAAGGCTTAGTTCATGCTAATTTATCTAAGGAAGCAGTTGTGCATTACCTAAAAGCTGATGCTCTTTATTTGGATAACTTTAGTGATATTTATGCAATGCTTTTGGCAAAAAGTAATGATAAAGTTGAAAAAAACTTTTTCCTAGGTCAAATTAATTTTGTATTAAATGAAGAAATCGCAGCTCATAAAAATTTAGCTGATTATGTAGGAGAAGATTACCATGAAATTATAAAAGGAGGAGAATGGTATCCGTCTGCAGATCATTACATTAAGCATATGTACTATAATGCATTTGCATTCGGTATGGCAGAAACATTAAGTGCAATGGCACCGTGTCCTTGGATTTATAAGATGGTAGCTAGAAAAATTCTTGCAAATCATAACTTAGCTGAAGATCATCCTTTAAAATTCTGGGTAGAGTTTTATGCTGATGGTCTAGTAGATGAAGTATTAACAGAGTATTATAAAATTATTAATCGTGAAGCTGAATTTATGAGTGAAGAAGGGAAAGCCCGTCTTGTTAAAAATTTCCTAGAAAGTTGCGAACATGAACGTCGCTTCTTCAACATGGCTTATACACAAGAGCGTTGGGATTTAGAGGTGTAG
- a CDS encoding MetQ/NlpA family ABC transporter substrate-binding protein, with translation MKKLLLLVTSFVLGFVLIGCSSASKEEKKGIDVEKLDPKNPVTIKVGASNVPHAVLLEHVAPQLEKEGIKLDIITYQDYYIPNKTLNDKEIDINYFQHVPFLKNAIKENGYKIEDAGAVHLEPIGLYSKKVKNVKDLKDGAKVLVSNNKAEWGRVLKLLSAEGLVKIKDGVDPVNATFDDVVENPKNLKFSYENDPALMTQFYQNGEGDLVSINANFAVDAGLNAATEPILVEKATDDNPYGNILAVRQGDKDKLVVKKILAALKSEDTQKFIKEKWNGAVLPVK, from the coding sequence ATGAAAAAACTATTATTATTAGTAACAAGCTTTGTGCTTGGATTTGTATTAATCGGATGCTCTAGTGCATCAAAAGAAGAGAAAAAAGGAATTGATGTTGAGAAATTAGATCCGAAAAATCCTGTAACTATAAAAGTAGGAGCATCTAATGTTCCACACGCAGTATTATTAGAACATGTTGCACCGCAACTTGAAAAAGAAGGTATTAAATTAGATATCATTACATACCAAGACTACTATATTCCAAATAAAACTTTAAATGATAAAGAAATAGATATTAACTATTTCCAACACGTACCATTCTTGAAAAACGCTATAAAAGAAAATGGTTATAAAATTGAGGATGCTGGTGCAGTTCACTTAGAACCAATAGGTCTTTACTCTAAAAAAGTTAAAAATGTTAAAGATCTTAAAGATGGAGCAAAAGTATTAGTAAGTAATAACAAAGCTGAATGGGGAAGAGTTCTTAAACTTCTTTCAGCAGAAGGATTAGTAAAAATCAAAGATGGAGTAGACCCAGTTAATGCTACTTTTGATGATGTAGTAGAAAACCCTAAAAACTTAAAATTCAGTTATGAAAATGATCCAGCATTAATGACTCAATTCTATCAAAATGGAGAAGGTGATTTAGTATCAATCAATGCTAACTTTGCAGTTGATGCAGGACTAAATGCGGCAACAGAACCAATTTTAGTAGAAAAAGCTACAGATGATAATCCTTATGGAAATATTTTAGCAGTTCGCCAAGGTGATAAAGATAAACTAGTTGTTAAGAAAATTTTAGCAGCATTAAAATCAGAAGACACTCAAAAATTCATTAAAGAAAAATGGAATGGAGCAGTATTACCTGTTAAATAA